The DNA sequence ATGTCGTCGCTCGTGTTTATTGATCCCCTGGCGATTCGAGATCCTCAAGGGCTCATGACTTTGACTCAAGCCAACCAAGCTGTTGAAGTGGGTCGCTCATCCTCTGCGTTTTTGTTTATGTTGTCGTTTTTGGTGCTTTGTACCACTCGTCAATCGTCGCTGGCGCTTGTCGCAAGAGCCAACCGTGATGTACTAAAGACCCCACTGCATTTATTTTGTATCTGTATGTTGGTCGTTTCCGCTTTTTATGTGGGCTATGTTGGACTTCAACGCACGAGTATGTTGTACGAAATATTTAGTGTCCTTTCCATTGTTTCAGCGCTGGGTATGCTTCGATATATCTACAAAAGAGACCTTAAAAAATCAGAGTGGATCATCGAACACCTCACTAACATCGTTGCATCGGGCATTGCAGCTTACACCGCGTTTTTTGTATTTGGTGGTCAGTCGTTTTTGAACCATCTCGTTCCAGGTGACTATCAAATTTTGTTTTGGATTATGCCGGGCGTAATCGGCGCGACGATTTCGCGAACTTTTGCGGTCAAATACAGAAAACAGTATCGTGTTGCTTAACAAGCTAAGCACGCACATTCGACAAACAAAAAGTAGATAAACGACACCCCCTATTTTTAACAGAAAAGGAACACAAAAATGATTGATTGGATAAAGCTTTTTATAACCAGCGTGCTTGTTTTACTCGTTTTGCTTATTGCCATTATTTTACCGTCGCCATCGCAAGCAAGTCAGACGGAAACCAAGCAGCCACCAATAACGCAGCCACTGGTGCAGGTTCAAACCCTGATCACTAACAATCAATTGCAACAAGCAAATACCCTAATAGATGATTTATTAAAAGATGACCCCGACAACACCGACGCCTTATATTGGAAAGGAGTAGTCAGTGGTTACCAAGCCAAACAAGCGTCTATTTTTAAGGCCGGCGCCTTTGCCAAACAATCCAGACGCGCGTTTGAAAAAGCCCTTGAGGTAGACGCCACATACGTAGCGGGCTACCAAGGTTTGATCGGGTTTTATTTAGATGCCCCCGCTATTGCCGGCGGATCAGCTAAAAAAGCTCAACAACTCGCCGAGCAACTCAAAGCCTTCGCGCCTCTTGAAGGGGCACTGAGCTTGTTGCGAGTCGCTCAATATCGAGAAAATGAAGAACAAATAGAGCATTACATCAGTCAACTAGAGCAGTCTTTTCCGAGCTCCCCTCAAGCTCAATTTGCGGTTGGATTTTATTTTCAAGACTTAAAAAACTATGACAAAGCCTACCGTGCGTTTAAACGAGCAACGAACCTCGACGACAGCGCAGCCTCCACGGGCTATATATCAGACCAGCAACAAGGAGCCATACAAAGCGCCATACAAAGCGCTCTGTATCAATTGGGTCGCAATGCAGTGTTTTCAGAAAAGCACCTTGAAGATGGCATCAAGGCGATGAAACGATATTTGGCCCTCGAGCAGCTGCCGGACTTACCGAGTAAAACGTGGGGTCAATATCGACTGTCTCAGCTCTATGTTTTAAACCAACAACCGCAAGCGGCCAAACAAACCTTGTCTGTACTTCATGAGGCCTTATTGGCGGAAGAGCACAACCAAGACCGAGAGCTATTAAAATTGGTCAAGCGCAGTTTAAAAACACTGTAACCATTGACAATTCACTTAAAGACTCTGCAAACGCTTAGCCCAGTTACCACCATGCTGGGCTTGGCAGCGAGTCTCAGTATCAAAGATAATTTGCTTAGCAGGCTTGTTAAAGGTGATTTTTAGCTTGGCTAATGTCTGGGTAATTTGAGTTTGGATCTTGTCCGTTGTCCCCGACTGTTTGGCTTTAGTTAAGCTTTCATCGTCGCAAAATACGCACACGACGCGCAAACTTTCAGGAAAGCGATTAAAGTTAACCACATGAGTTAGCCACTCAAAACCCTCGATTTGTTCGAGTCGGGATTCGCATAACTCAGTGAGTGTTTGTCTTATTTGGTTATCGAGTTTTTTGTCGGATTTTTTCATGTTACAGCCGGTTGGAGGAATTCAATTTGTTTGCAAAGTTTAATTTATTGGCAAGCGGGCCTTGTGCGCCAAAACAGTTTAACATAGGCCACATTGGTTAACAGACAGTTAAAAAGATCACAATAAACCTATGGCAAAACCTCGCTCTAAAGCGCCGACCAAATCCATCGATATATTTTGCAAACAATGTCAGCAGCCACTTTTTAAATACAAAAAAGGCGGCAAAGGTGCATTGGTCAAATGCTTCAAAGAGCGCATCACCAAAGACTTTACCGTGACACCTTGTGTATGCCCAAACTGTGACGCAGTATTTGCTCGTGAAACTCTTATCAGAGGTGCCCCCGCCTACAAATTCATAGGCGGGAAGGTCTGGTTTAAGTAGCTTTATTTTACTTATGGTTTGGACTTGCTATCAGGAGTCATTGAGGTCAATCTTTGTATTGCACTGACCACCAGCTCAGGATCAGCAATATGCAAATGATGGCGCTCAGATTCTGAATAAATTATCTCGACGTTACTCGACAGCTTACTGAATTTTGAGTCTGCACTGTCCCATAACTCTGTCATAGGTTGAGCGATCTCAGCTGGCACATGCGGCGGATCAAAACGCTTATTTTTCGGCTTAGAGCGAAGCACAATTACAGGCTTGTTGCCAAAAGATTGGGCATCTTTTAATAAATGATAGCTGGCTACATGGTCGACTTTTTCAGGTACTTTTTCAAAAAGCGGATCATTCACCGCCAACTCAAACTTATATTGCCCCATTAACCGTGCATTGTCTGATTGAAAATCCTTAGGCCAACGTGTCGCCATAGTATAAAAATAACCAAACACTGGTGGGTCAATCAGCACCGTACCCAAGACCTTATTTGGGAATTGCTTGTTGTACGAAGTAATGACGTACGACGCATAGGAACCACCCGCAAAATAATATGGAGCAGCTACGTCTGCGTTTTGTAACAGGGTATCAAGTCGAATCGCCATTTCATCTATCGTAAATGGCACTGGACCTTGCTCACTTTTGCCAAGGCCAGCGCGGTCATAAAGACATACGCGATAGTCGTCCTGAAGCTGCGCTATGTTGTTTTGCCAAACTCCATCCGAGCCCCAACGGCCAAAACCTTGTTCAAGAATTAGAGTCGGTAAATCGTCTTTTTCTGAAGGTCCAGGTTGATAGCACTCTAAATATAATTTAAAGCCGCCGACATCAAAGAGCCCGGAGCGATTGTGATCTACATTGGCTAAATCAGGCTTTGGCTGTGATGCCTTTAAGTCAAATACGACTGCGCACAACACGACTAAGAGAATTTGTAATAACTTCATTGAACTATCCT is a window from the Psychrosphaera ytuae genome containing:
- a CDS encoding Fis family transcriptional regulator; protein product: MKKSDKKLDNQIRQTLTELCESRLEQIEGFEWLTHVVNFNRFPESLRVVCVFCDDESLTKAKQSGTTDKIQTQITQTLAKLKITFNKPAKQIIFDTETRCQAQHGGNWAKRLQSL
- a CDS encoding tetratricopeptide repeat protein, which translates into the protein MIDWIKLFITSVLVLLVLLIAIILPSPSQASQTETKQPPITQPLVQVQTLITNNQLQQANTLIDDLLKDDPDNTDALYWKGVVSGYQAKQASIFKAGAFAKQSRRAFEKALEVDATYVAGYQGLIGFYLDAPAIAGGSAKKAQQLAEQLKAFAPLEGALSLLRVAQYRENEEQIEHYISQLEQSFPSSPQAQFAVGFYFQDLKNYDKAYRAFKRATNLDDSAASTGYISDQQQGAIQSAIQSALYQLGRNAVFSEKHLEDGIKAMKRYLALEQLPDLPSKTWGQYRLSQLYVLNQQPQAAKQTLSVLHEALLAEEHNQDRELLKLVKRSLKTL
- a CDS encoding alpha/beta fold hydrolase, encoding MKLLQILLVVLCAVVFDLKASQPKPDLANVDHNRSGLFDVGGFKLYLECYQPGPSEKDDLPTLILEQGFGRWGSDGVWQNNIAQLQDDYRVCLYDRAGLGKSEQGPVPFTIDEMAIRLDTLLQNADVAAPYYFAGGSYASYVITSYNKQFPNKVLGTVLIDPPVFGYFYTMATRWPKDFQSDNARLMGQYKFELAVNDPLFEKVPEKVDHVASYHLLKDAQSFGNKPVIVLRSKPKNKRFDPPHVPAEIAQPMTELWDSADSKFSKLSSNVEIIYSESERHHLHIADPELVVSAIQRLTSMTPDSKSKP